Proteins encoded within one genomic window of Hermetia illucens chromosome 2, iHerIll2.2.curated.20191125, whole genome shotgun sequence:
- the LOC119649859 gene encoding uncharacterized protein LOC119649859 isoform X2 has product MTTNGTFLLIHSNDVHINVTLYPVTSRKPTMEPQTPSVFNLKNLQKIDQMTDQFEANNKKQKKKTSNWLAAAIFGFTMLTMTGSVCYCRYKRRENHEVIIPPVQFNNDERMQLILKTINTNLQQIRDESA; this is encoded by the coding sequence ATGACTACTAACGGAACTTTCCTCCTTATTCACTCGAATGACGTACACATAAATGTCACGCTATATCCAGTGACATCCAGGAAGCCGACAATGGAACCACAGACACCGAGCGTTTTCAACCTAAAGAATTTACAAAAGATCGATCAAATGACAGACCAGTTTGAagcaaacaacaaaaaacaaaaaaaaaaaacaagtaactGGCTTGCAGCTGCTATTTTCGGATTCACAATGTTGACAATGACGGGATCAGTGTGCTACTGCAGGTACAAGCGCCGCGAGAATCATGAGGTCATCATACCCCCAGTCCAATTCAACAACGACGAGAGAATGCagctcatcctgaaaaccaTCAATACCAACTTGCAACAGATTCGGGATGAATCTGCTTAA
- the LOC119649859 gene encoding uncharacterized protein LOC119649859 isoform X1 has protein sequence MLILNATATCNTTTAHHISPIVQIDENTILINDNNARIIENGSEMTTNGTFLLIHSNDVHINVTLYPVTSRKPTMEPQTPSVFNLKNLQKIDQMTDQFEANNKKQKKKTSNWLAAAIFGFTMLTMTGSVCYCRYKRRENHEVIIPPVQFNNDERMQLILKTINTNLQQIRDESA, from the exons ATGTTAATCct TAACGCCACAGCCACGTGCAACACCACGACAGCCCACCACATTTCACCAATTGTACAAATCGACGAGAATACAATACTCATCAACGACAACAATGCAAGGATCATCGAGAACGGTAGCGAGATGACTACTAACGGAACTTTCCTCCTTATTCACTCGAATGACGTACACATAAATGTCACGCTATATCCAGTGACATCCAGGAAGCCGACAATGGAACCACAGACACCGAGCGTTTTCAACCTAAAGAATTTACAAAAGATCGATCAAATGACAGACCAGTTTGAagcaaacaacaaaaaacaaaaaaaaaaaacaagtaactGGCTTGCAGCTGCTATTTTCGGATTCACAATGTTGACAATGACGGGATCAGTGTGCTACTGCAGGTACAAGCGCCGCGAGAATCATGAGGTCATCATACCCCCAGTCCAATTCAACAACGACGAGAGAATGCagctcatcctgaaaaccaTCAATACCAACTTGCAACAGATTCGGGATGAATCTGCTTAA